From Lycium ferocissimum isolate CSIRO_LF1 chromosome 12, AGI_CSIRO_Lferr_CH_V1, whole genome shotgun sequence, one genomic window encodes:
- the LOC132040851 gene encoding acetate--CoA ligase CCL3 has product MAMRDIDDLPKNKANYTALTPLWFLERAATVFPNRKSLIHGSVEYTWQQTYQRCRQLASALNKRSVTFGSTVAVIAPNVPALYEGHFGIPMAGAVINAVNVRLNAQTIAFLLGHCSAAVVMVDQEYFPLAEEALKVWENNSKGKFKAPLLIVIADRNCDPIPVQYALEKGAIEYEKFLETGDPDFSWKPPEDEWQSIALGYTSGTTASPKGVVLHHRGAYLMAMSNAVIWSMQEGAVYLWTLPLFHCNGWCFVWTLAAICGTNICLRQVTAKAVYSAIAHLGVTHFSAAPVVLNTIVNAPKEETILPLPRLVHVSTAGASPPPSVLAAMSQRGFRVLHTYGLSETYGPSTLCTWKPEWDLLPPDVQARLHARQGVRYVGLEHLDVVSTKDMTPVPADGKTVGEIVFRGNVVMKGYLKNPKANEEAFAGGWYHSGDLAVKHLDGYIEIKDRSKDIIISGGENISSVEVENILYLHPAILEVSVVARPDEQWGESPCAFVTLKPDVKKTDQQKLAEDIINFSRSKMPKYWVPKSVVFGPLPKTATGKIQKHLLRTKAKEMGPVKKSRL; this is encoded by the exons ATGGCGATGAGAGATATAGATGATTTACCAAAGAACAAGGCGAACTACACCGCTTTAACGCCGTTATGGTTTTTAGAGAGAGCTGCAACGGTGTTTCCAAATCGGAAATCTTTAATTCACGGTTCCGTTGAGTACACGTGGCAACAAACTTATCAACGTTGCCGTCAATTAGCATCTGCTCTTAATAAACGTTCCGTTACCTTTGGAAGCACG GTTGCAGTTATTGCCCCAAACGTCCCCGCTCTGTACGAAGGTCATTTTGGAATTCCAATGGCTGGAGCTGTTATAAATGCTGTCAATGTCCGTCTAAATGCACAAACAATTGCTTTTCTTTTGGGTCATTGCTCAGCTGCTGTTGTCATGGTGGACCAAGAGTATTTTCCGTTGGCCGAGGAAGCTTTAAAAGTATGGGAAAATAACAGTAAAGGAAAATTCAAGGCTCCGCTTCTGATTGTAATTGCTGATAGGAACTGTGATCCAATACCAGTCCAATATGCTCTTGAGAAAGGGGCAATTGAATATGAGAAATTCCTAGAAACTGGCGATCCAGACTTTTCATGGAAGCCACCAGAGGATGAGTGGCAAAGCATTGCTTTGGGCTATACTTCCGGCACAACAGCTAGTCCTAAAGGAGTGGTGCTGCACCATCGTGGCGCTTATCTTATGGCTATGAGTAATGCTGTGATTTGGAGTATGCAAGAGGGAGCTGTGTATCTGTGGACTCTGCCACTGTTCCACTGTAATGGATGGTGTTTCGTTTGGACACTTGCTGCGATTTGTGGGACTAACATATGCCTTAGACAG GTAACAGCAAAGGCTGTTTATTCAGCCATAGCCCATCTTGGTGTCACTCATTTTTCTGCTGCACCTGTGGTACTCAACACCATAGTTAACGCCCCAAAAGAGGAGACCATCCTTCCTCTGCCTCGTCTTGTGCACGTAAGCACAGCCGGTGCATCTCCTCCTCCATCTGTTCTTGCTGCAATGTCACAACGTGGCTTCCGTGTCTTACACACTTATGGCCTTTCTGAAACCTATGGCCCATCCACTCTATGCACGTGGAAGCCCGAGTGGGATTTACTTCCCCCAGACGTACAGGCACGTCTGCATGCACGCCAAGGTGTCAGATACGTTGGTCTGGAGCATTTAGATGTTGTCAGTACAAAAGACATGACACCTGTCCCAGCGGACGGAAAAACAGTAGGAGAGATTGTCTTCAGAGGTAATGTTGTAATGAAAGGTTACCTGAAGAATCCTAAAGCTAACGAGGAAGCTTTTGCTGGAGGCTGGTATCACTCGGGTGATCTTGCAGTTAAGCATCTGGATGGATACATAGAAATCAAAGACAGATCAAAGGACATCATCATTTCTGGCGGCGAAAACATAAGCAGCGTCGAGGTCGAAAATATCCTGTATCTACATCCAGCAATACTAGAGGTCTCCGTGGTGGCAAGGCCCGACGAGCAATGGGGGGAGTCACCGTGTGCATTCGTAACGTTAAAGCCCGACGTGAAGAAAACAGATCAACAAAAGTTGGCAGAAGATATTATCAACTTCAGTCGCTCGAAAATGCCTAAGTACTGGGTTCCAAAATCAGTTGTTTTTGGACCATTGCCTAAGACTGCTACTGGGAAAATACAAAAGCACTTGTTGAGGACCAAGGCAAAGGAGATGGGACCAGTGAAGAAGAGTAGATTGTAA
- the LOC132041023 gene encoding putative F-box protein At5g55150: MTMRKMRVMHDWSELQHDLLVLIVRNLNLIEDYLNFGTVCKSWRSVATKDNFNSNLPSVPWLMLAEEEDDDTCRKFFSLYNGMILKKSIPKARGKRCMESMGWLITVGKYEGEISLLHPFSGVQIELPHQNTVIFHDHSEEPWTFIKKAVLSANPSHTSDYILMVISGPHDQLCFWRPGDLLWTNYIEEPTAYRRFTDVVYSNGQFYAVTSRGRVQVFVVIGHRLTKCRTVAQIANQHSEQFYILESLGSLFVVMQSGKEISDPGDDNEVLTYGTTHFHVYRVNLAARKVKETRDIRDRAFFLGANASLSVQASQFPGIKPNHIYFTDNWLDAYIHLEEGGGLDMGVFNIADGSIQPHYDGVSLSLVCPPIWVTPTPS, from the coding sequence ATGACGATGAGGAAAATGCGAGTGATGCATGATTGGTCGGAACTTCAACATGATCTACTAGTTCTAATAGttagaaatttaaatttgattgaAGACTACCTTAACTTCGGTACTGTCTGCAAATCGTGGCGTTCTGTGGCCACCAAGGACAATTTTAATAGTAACTTGCCTAGTGTTCCATGGCTAATGCTTGCTGAGGAAGAGGATGATGATACCTGTAGGAAGTTCTTTAGTCTGTATAATGGCATGATTTTGAAGAAGAGTATTCCGAAGGCTAGGGGGAAACGATGTATGGAATCTATGGGATGGCTTATCACAGTCGGAAAATATGAGGGTGAAATTAGTCTGCTACATCCCTTCTCCGGTGTCCAAATTGAGTTGCCCCATCAAAATACCGTTATATTTCATGACCACTCTGAAGAGCCATGGACCTTTATCAAGAAAGCAGTTCTGTCAGCTAATCCTTCTCATACATCTGACTACATTCTCATGGTCATTTCGGGACCCCATGACCAACTTTGTTTTTGGAGACCAGGAGATTTGTTATGGACCAATTATATTGAGGAACCGACCGCTTACCGACGTTTTACTGATGTGGTATATTCCAATGGCCAATTTTATGCAGTCACTAGTAGAGGCAGGGTCCAAGTCTTTGTTGTTATTGGCCATAGACTCACTAAATGTCGTACCGTAGCGCAAATAGCTAATCAACATTCAGAACAGTTCTACATCCTGGAATCACTAGGATCATTGTTTGTAGTTATGCAAAGTGGTAAAGAAATAAGTGACCCCGGAGATGATAATGAAGTGCTGACCTATGgaacaacacattttcatgtTTACCGGGTCAATTTAGCTGCTCGTAAAGTGAAGGAAACCAGGGATATAAGGGACCGAGCTTTTTTTCTGGGTGCTAATGCTTCTCTTTCGGTCCAAGCTTCTCAATTTCCAGGCATTAAGCCCaatcatatatattttacagATAATTGGTTGGATGCATATATCCATCTTGAAGAAGGAGGTGGCTTGGACATGGGGGTGTTCAACATAGCAGATGGCAGTATCCAGCCGCATTATGATGGTGTTTCCCTCAGTCTTGTTTGTCCTCCAATTTGGGTCACACCAACTCCCAGTTGA
- the LOC132039258 gene encoding F-box/kelch-repeat protein At5g15710-like, translating into MVESTQFPSTSMRHSIAILPEELMTEILSRLPVKLLLKFRSVSKSWLALISSPEFIKTHLSVSANNKEYTHHRLMLQFIEPGSIYKLKECALCSLLDGSVVEVSELNNPPGKFWAAMGSVNGLVCLVNGLCISLSITKKKVVLWNPSIRK; encoded by the coding sequence ATGGTGGAATCCACTCAATTTCCATCAACTTCAATGCGACATTCAATAGCTATTTTGCCAGAAGAACTTATGACTGAAATACTTTCAAGGCTTCCAGTGAAACTTCTCTTGAAATTCAGGTCTGTTTCTAAATCTTGGCTTGCTTTAATATCTAGTCCTGAATTTATCAAGACCCATCTTAGTGTATCTGCTAATAACAAAGAATACACCCACCATAGGCTTATGTTGCAATTTATTGAACCTGGATCCATTTACAAGCTTAAGGAATGTGCCCTTTGCTCTTTATTGGATGGGTCTGTTGTGGAAGTATCAGAATTGAATAATCCACCTGGGAAATTTTGGGCTGCTATGGGTTCTGTGAATGGATTGGTTTGTCTTGTCAATGGATTGTGTATTTCTTTGtcaattacaaaaaaaaaagt